The Silurus meridionalis isolate SWU-2019-XX chromosome 18, ASM1480568v1, whole genome shotgun sequence genome includes the window GGGTTCATAAAATTATCCATTGTGTAAAAATAGACAATGAATACGAAGAACAAATGCTgcattagtttattttattgaacaatatgtttaaaaaaaaaaaacgaatgcaGCATTTGTTCTTCGCGTTCATTGTCTATTTTTATAAGAACAGTAAACCCCGGGTTTAGTTGCGGTCGGCCATCTAAATAAAAAGTCTTGAGCAACTTCCGGTTTCATCACCGTTGTTAAGGTAACCGTAAACAACAAGAGGTTCGGTTAAAAGTCAGTTTGAGATTTTATTGGAATATAGAGATCAACTATTTCACTgggtaattaaaaaatgtttttaagtacaaatatattataaatattatattttataagtaAGGAGTTAGATAACTAGATTTGTAATTTATCAGAAAACAAGAAACAGGGAAACAGGGAAGGAACCTTAATTATACTATGAtgctcttcttctcttcctttttcttctttatttactAATGAAATAAGTAGGAGAGATGGCCTGTGCAACCTTGATGAATGGCAATTCTCAACCCAAGTCTATGAGCAGAGCTCGGATGTGGACTGATGAAGTGGAGAATCTCTACAGGTTCCAGCAGGCAGGATACAGGGATGAGCTGGAGTACAGGCAAATTAAACAAGTGGAGGTAATAAAACTGTCACCTAAACTGCACCTTATCTTCCAGTTCTTCGTTCAGTAAACACTTTATCACGGTCTGGGTCATGGTGGATCTCGAGTCTGTCCTTAGAGCACTGGATGGGAGGCCTGAATGAGATCAGTTTACAAATTTGACATTGGGAATCAATCAAGACATCCATCTATTCAGTCAATCAATCAGTTAATCAACcatcctatctatctatctatctatctatctgtctgtctgtctgtctgtctgtctgtctgtctgtctgtctgtctgtctgtctgtctgtctgtctgtctgtctgtctatcatgTCCAGATGTTTGTCAAGCtatctgtttttttatctttcaatctatttatctctttgggccaaagtttgtggacacctgaccataatatttgtatgtgcttttttgaacatcccgttccacatgtcgtccccatttgctgttagaatgatctccactcttctgagaagatatTTTACTAGATTCCTAGAGttcttgtggacatttgtgctcattcaggtacTGACTCAggtcaggtgaggaggcctcgggtgcagtcagggttccaattcTAGTGATTGAaatgtgttcagtggggttgagatcagagatttatagatttatagatcTGAAATCTGTCCTGAGAACACTGGGTGTGAGAACTGAATGAAACGAGACAGCAGTTCGAAGCAGGGCgcgcacgcatacacacacacacacacacacacacacacacacacacacacacacacacacacacgcatacacttatacacttttCCCCCCAAAGGGACTTGTGTGTAATTTTCACCagagaggaaaccagagaacacaAAGGAAAACCCACAAAGATCTCTAATTTCTcaagtattgtattgtattctcAATCCTGTCATTACTTGCACTTAAATTGTGCTCTGTACTTTTCAGATTGAACGCTGGCCAATGTCAGGATACGTGAAGAAGCTTCAGCGACGAGACAACACCTTTTATTACTACAGCAAAAGGCGGGAGTGTGACGACAAAGAAGTGAACAAAGTCAAGATGTATGTGTACTGACATCATCAACCTTCTCTGGCACTTCTGTAGCTTAGTGATTTTTGATGATGTCAGCATTTCATTGTCAA containing:
- the meig1 gene encoding meiosis expressed gene 1 protein homolog isoform X1, whose amino-acid sequence is MKHQHTLYQEAIYGLPVGEMACATLMNGNSQPKSMSRARMWTDEVENLYRFQQAGYRDELEYRQIKQVEIERWPMSGYVKKLQRRDNTFYYYSKRRECDDKEVNKVKMYVY
- the meig1 gene encoding meiosis expressed gene 1 protein homolog isoform X3; this encodes MACATLMNGNSQPKSMSRARMWTDEVENLYRFQQAGYRDELEYRQIKQVEIERWPMSGYVKKLQRRDNTFYYYSKRRECDDKEVNKVKMYVY
- the meig1 gene encoding meiosis expressed gene 1 protein homolog isoform X2; amino-acid sequence: MKHQHTLYQEAIYGLPGEMACATLMNGNSQPKSMSRARMWTDEVENLYRFQQAGYRDELEYRQIKQVEIERWPMSGYVKKLQRRDNTFYYYSKRRECDDKEVNKVKMYVY